From Malaya genurostris strain Urasoe2022 chromosome 2, Malgen_1.1, whole genome shotgun sequence:
CTTTGACGGCTGTTGTCGGACCGAGTGGACTTGTTTTTCGCTAGGTGCTTTGATACAGGCCTGATTTATTGAACAAATAACGAGAAAACCGAAATAGATTGCCATCTGTTTACCGGGACTATGGGAACTAGTAAACCTgtaaacaacaaaaaatggGGGTGGAAGATTGCATCAGGCTTATGACAAGCCCATGAACCAAAAGTTGACACAGTCACCAAGGGATATGTTTGAGTTGTTGATCCAAAAATAATTCACGGTACAATGATCATATTAGCGCACTATTGCTAATTGATCTGCTGAATCGACATATCGATCGGGAACTTTTATATCAACTCACTTGGCCAATCGTAGTCAGTTCCGAATTGAATCCCAAGCAGATATTATCACTTCCTACCAGCATATTGAAAATAACTAGACCacgaaaaatgtcggaaattgaggtaatttgaaaataaatgttcCAGAGTATTGGTTCATTGAAAACTGATTCTCGATTTTTAAATTAATCTAGATTTACAATGATTCTATTCAGTTCGTGTGTGATCTGTGCTCGTTACGGTATTCCACGTTCGAAATTTTGATGACTCACAACCGGATCAAACATTACCACTCGATACGTTTTCGATGCGGATTTTGCAACGAAGCCTTCATGAACGAGGACGATCTTCACTGTCATTTCATTCTCACGCATCGAGTCGATCCGTACAACCTGGAGAACAGTCAGATGGTCCACCACAGGAAATCGATTCATCAAATGGTGTTGAGTGAGGACGAAAAACAACGGATCATGACTCGGTGCGATTGTTCCGACATCGACGGTATGAATCACGAAGGGTTGCTGACCGATCAGGAACTGAATGATTTGGATGAGTTCGAACAGCTAGAACTGAACTACAATGAACTGTTCAAGCAGCGCAAGCAAAGTGTGATGACTCAGGAGGAAATTATGGAACTGACGGATGTTTTCAAGAAACCTGCTGAAGCGATGTGTATTTCGAAAATGCACTTCTAGGTG
This genomic window contains:
- the LOC131427588 gene encoding uncharacterized protein LOC131427588 isoform X2 — its product is MSEIEFVCDLCSLRYSTFEILMTHNRIKHYHSIRFRCGFCNEAFMNEDDLHCHFILTHRVDPYNLENSQMVHHRKSIHQMVLSEDEKQRIMTRCDCSDIDGMNHEGLLTDQELNDLDEFEQLELNYNELFKQRKQSVMTQEEIMELTDVFKKPAEAMCISKMHF
- the LOC131427588 gene encoding uncharacterized protein LOC131427588 isoform X1, whose translation is MSEIEIYNDSIQFVCDLCSLRYSTFEILMTHNRIKHYHSIRFRCGFCNEAFMNEDDLHCHFILTHRVDPYNLENSQMVHHRKSIHQMVLSEDEKQRIMTRCDCSDIDGMNHEGLLTDQELNDLDEFEQLELNYNELFKQRKQSVMTQEEIMELTDVFKKPAEAMCISKMHF